The sequence below is a genomic window from Oceanispirochaeta sp..
GGCACCCACTGTGGCGGACCTGGTCTTTTCCACTGACCAAGAGGTCTCGGATGTGATAGAACAAGTACAGAAATTATTTTAACAAAGAAATATGAGGCAAGGAGAATACTATGATTGATATTTTTGATAAATGTAAAACTGACGGCGGATACTTCGGTTATTATAGAAAAGCGGGAGACCGGGATCTGACCAGGCCGACCATGGACCCCCTGCCCGGAAAGACAATGCAGTACAAGGGCAACGAAGTTGTCATGTGGTCTGTAAACAACTACATCGGGCTGGCGGAGAACGAAGAAGTCAAACAGGTGGCCGCACAGGCTGTTCAGGATTTCGGAACCAGTTCACCCATGGGGTCCCGTATGATGAGCGGCAATACCCAGCATCATCAGGATCTTGAAAAGAGACTGGCCGAGTTTGCCCAGAAAGAAGCGGCTTACCTCTTCAACTACGGGTATATGGGGGTTCTGGGAATCGTTTCATCCCTCTGCGGTTCCAAAGATACTGTCATCGTAGACCGCCTGGCTCATGCCTGTATCCTGGATGCAGCCTCCATGGCCAAGTCAGCAGGTGCCACCATCCGCTACTTCAAACATAACAATATGAAAGATCTGGAAAGCGTTCTGCAACAGGTGAATAAGAACAGGGAAGGGGGTGTCATGATCCTCATAGAAGGGGTCTACGGCATGACTGGAGACCTGGCTGATCTTCCCGGAATCTGTGAACTCAAGGAGAAATACAATGCCCGCCTGTTTATTGACGATGCCCATGGTGTGGGTGTTATGGGTGAAAAGGGCCGTGGAATCGGCGATCATTTCGGGGTTCAGGATCGGGTAGATCTCTATTTTGGTACCTTTGCCAAGGCTTTTGCCGCGATAGGTGGTTATGTGGCGGCAGACCAGGATGTGATTGACTGGATCGCCTTCAATGCACGGACTCAGGTCTTTGCAAAGAGCCTTCCCATGGTGTACGTGAAAGCCCTGGATAAGACTCTGGACTTTGTCATTGCCGGTGATGACCGCCGGAAGATCATGTGGGACAATTCCAGCAAGCTGAAAAAGGGCCTCAAGGATCTGGGGTATTATATCGGGCCGGGGGAATCACCCATCTGCTCTGTCTTTACACCCACCGGAAGTGATGATGTGAACGGTGTGGGGGTCCGGATGGTGAAATACCTCCGTGAGAACCTGATATTTGTAACAGCCGTTGTTTACCCCGTCGTTCCTCCCGGACTCTGTATGTTCCGCATGATTCCCACGACTTCTCATACGGATGTCGAAATCCA
It includes:
- a CDS encoding pyridoxal phosphate-dependent aminotransferase family protein encodes the protein MIDIFDKCKTDGGYFGYYRKAGDRDLTRPTMDPLPGKTMQYKGNEVVMWSVNNYIGLAENEEVKQVAAQAVQDFGTSSPMGSRMMSGNTQHHQDLEKRLAEFAQKEAAYLFNYGYMGVLGIVSSLCGSKDTVIVDRLAHACILDAASMAKSAGATIRYFKHNNMKDLESVLQQVNKNREGGVMILIEGVYGMTGDLADLPGICELKEKYNARLFIDDAHGVGVMGEKGRGIGDHFGVQDRVDLYFGTFAKAFAAIGGYVAADQDVIDWIAFNARTQVFAKSLPMVYVKALDKTLDFVIAGDDRRKIMWDNSSKLKKGLKDLGYYIGPGESPICSVFTPTGSDDVNGVGVRMVKYLRENLIFVTAVVYPVVPPGLCMFRMIPTTSHTDVEIQRTVEVFARMKKDMNLMDSVNEEDIKKIRKVYRNVKD